The following proteins come from a genomic window of Puntigrus tetrazona isolate hp1 chromosome 15, ASM1883169v1, whole genome shotgun sequence:
- the exoc3l2b gene encoding tumor necrosis factor alpha-induced protein 2: MPVLKNLPSRLKGGRFSVDLSTTRSEFILRKMSLNLNPFEEPGSDEDWPRSNGGSLLDGRVPRDRNPFEDEEDENEANEVRRGGSGKGGSIKGTLERMKGVSPLKTLGKLGKNLRMSGRSKGKDAPSPQGSIGSASPMQRKKKGRRSSEGSLLRMAGKCKESLTNGDLCSETDADSTSRRLSFLKIVGKGKMKRESMQDHSSQGPEEEPVEEVPEVKPREPLSVLEILQLVTKRDLFLADTHILELEQECREAESPPAGGTEDFSSPSSKDSSRRKAKDVELLYEALQKELWDVVKESLRSPTAGPNLGLVVQVLQQEDQADRDWAQSEGAAPGGPRPREFRKRWREAVVELADANLPQHEEVQAGELAAYLDKLRVRMVEDLGAARRNVVSLYPVEYDSFQVYTQSYHQAVTRRLQAITNGDLQITDIYSLLDWLYNIYNRDVLGTVTITTPINLSQLGPLLPAETVEKLELDCLNSVRGKVTNELSQVLEEEEKRWLDTLNVEEYQLPLARTVIQRLQEDLERSAAVNRNLGSRVAQCSLNGLADFLYSFQRKVEMFHEMLVSSSEVNEDGYVAKTIALVNCCPTFRSFVERCGQCDPSTSEDSIRRANAALDRIVSLSVRVLNDRLFEHIRPLFDKLIKRKWLSNTEPFEQIEALIKEHFKKFRRMDNPPYEVLVVEVHRRVMTEYVRAIMRGRIICTSLKMRKRMAGRLRDEGKHLKTLFKELESTASWLDSAIPHLSEIILLEDTPSIQMEVGVLVREFPDIRRKHVSAILNIRGMTRQTERQEILNIVKDIENSDSIMRVSRDRALFGEVPVTSEVHCLNVGLSRVALTASSLFSSIRFRRRRTPTRENQDDML; the protein is encoded by the exons ATGCCAGTCCTTAAGAACCTCCCGTCTCGGCTGAAGGGAGGCAGGTTTAGCGTGGATTTGTCGACTACACGTAGTGAGTTCATTCTCAGAAAAATGAGTCTTAACCTCAATCCATTTGAGGAGCCTGGTTCAGATGAGGACTGGCCCAGAAGCAATGGAGGCTCGCTTCTGGATGGGCGTGTGCCCCGGGACAGAAACCCGTtcgaggatgaggaggatgaaaACGAGGCTAATGAGGTGCGGCGTGGAGGATCCGGGAAGGGAGGCTCCATCAAAGGAACCCTGGAACGCATGAAAGGGGTCTCCCCACTCAAGACCCTAGGAAAACTGGGCAAGAACTTGCGCATGTCTGGCAGGAGCAAGGGAAAGGACGCCCCCTCCCCACAGGGCTCTATAGGTTCGGCCTCACCCATGCAGAGGAAGAAGAAGGGCCGACGGAGTTCGGAAGGGAGCTTGCTACG AATGGCCGGAAAGTGTAAGGAGAGCTTGACCAATGGTGACCTGTGCTCAGAAACGGATGCTGACTCCACCAGTCGTCGACTCTCCTTCTTGAAGATTGTGGGCAAGGGCAAGATGAAGAGGGAGTCCATGCAGGACCACTCATCTCAGGGGCCGGAGGAGGAGCCGGTGGAGGAAGTGCCTGAGGTCAAACCCAGGGAACCACTTTCAG TATTGGAGATCCTGCAGTTGGTGACAAAAAGAGATTTGTTTTTGGCTGACACTCACATTCTGGAGCTGGAGCAGGAGTGTAGGGAGGCCGAGTCCCCGCCGGCAGGGGGCACTGAGGATTTCAGCAGCCCCAGCAGCAAAGACAGCAGCCGGCGCAAAGCCAAAGATGTGGAGCTGCTGTACGAGGCCCTGCAGAAGGAGCTGTGGGACGTGGTGAAGGAGTCTCTGCGGAGCCCCACCGCAGGACCCAACCTGGGCCTGGTGGTGCAGGTGCTTCAGCAGGAGGATCAAGCCGATCGGGACTGGGCTCAGAGTGAAGGAGCCGCTCCAGGAGGCCCACGGCCGAGGGAGTTCAGGAAACGCTGGAGGGAGGCGGTGGTGGAGCTGGCAGATGCAAACCTTCCCCAGCACGAAGAAGTACAGGCAGGCGAGCTCGCAGCTTACCTGGATAAGCTAAGAGTGCGTATGGTGGAGGACCTCGGAGCGGCTCGGCGTAACGTGGTGTCTTTATATCCTGTGGAATACGACTCCTTTCAAGTGTACACACAGAGCTACCATCAGGCTGTTACACGTCGTCTCCAGGCTATCACTAATGGAGATCTGCAGATCACTGATATTTACTCTTTGCTGGACTGGCTCTACAACATTTACAATAG AGATGTCCTTGGAACAGTCACCATAACAACACCCATTAACCTCTCGCAGCTCGGCCCACTGCTGCCAGCGGAGACGGTGGAAAAACTCGAGCTGGACTGCCTCAACTCAGTCAGG GGCAAAGTGACCAATGAGCTGTCTCAGGTtttggaggaggaggaaaagagaTGGCTGGACACCCTGAACGTCGAGGAGTATCAGTTACCTCTGGCTCGAACTGTTATTCAG AGGCTACAAGAGGACCTTGAGAGATCGGCAGCCGTAAACAGAAATTTGGGTTCACGGGTTGCTCAATGCAGTCTCAACGGACTGGCAGATTTCCTGTACAG TTTTCAGAGAAAGGTGGAGATGTTCCATGAGATGCTCGTAAGCAGCAGTGAGGTAAACGAAGACGGTTACGTCGCTAAAACCATCGCTCTTGTCAACTGCTGTCCAACGTTCAG GAGCTTTGTGGAGCGCTGCGGCCAGTGTGACCCCTCAACCAGCGAGGACTCTATTCGTAGAGCCAACGCGGCCCTGGACAGGATAGTCAGCTTGAGTGTGCGAGTGCTAAACGACAGGCTTTTTGAACATATTAGG CCTTTGTTTGATAAGCTGATTAAACGAAAATGGCTGAGCAACACTGAGCCTTTTGAGCAAATCGAGGCGCTCATAAAAGAGCACTTCAAGAAGTTTCGCAGGATGGACAATCCACCTTATGAG GTCCTGGTGGTGGAGGTGCACCGGCGTGTGATGACTGAATATGTGCGGGCTATCATGAGGGGCAGAATCATCTGCACATCACTCAAAATGAGGAAGAGAATGGCTGGACGCCTTCGTGACGAAGGAAAGCACCTAAAAACACTCTTTAAAGAGCTG GAATCCACCGCCTCTTGGCTCGACAGCGCTATTCCTCACTTATCGGAGATCATTCTCTTGGAAGACACTCCCTCCATCCAAATGGAAGTTGGCGTCCTGGTACGGGAATTCCCTGACATACG GAGGAAGCATGTTTCTGCCATACTCAATATCCGTGGGATGACCCGACAAACAGAAAGGCAGGAGATCTTGAATATAGTGAAAGACATCGAGAACAGCGACAGCATCATGCGAGTGTCCCGGGACAGGGCTCTCTTCGGAGAGGTGCCGGTGACGTCAGAAGTACACTGTCTAAATGTAGGCCTGAGCCGCGTGGCCCTCACCGCCTCATCCCTCTTCTCCAGCATTCGCTTCCGGCGCAGAAGGACACCAACCAGGGAAAACCAGGATGACATGCTGTAA